A region of Anopheles merus strain MAF chromosome 2R, AmerM5.1, whole genome shotgun sequence DNA encodes the following proteins:
- the LOC121588447 gene encoding polycomb protein Scm — MSGTAEKSDKSSTEKKELDETTASSTTNSTSADKGNSNSSTSNSNSNSTSNSNSNSNSNSNSNSNSNSNSNSSSSSSNNNNNEDSPKSSSVSSSTKTNDRKSVNSSSSTEEGTKGVTHTVVAKSIKRLSDGSGGGNNSSVSSSSGSIATIVCKTEDPNLLSSGSKGVPGVQTCGWCLEVKSPLNYVLPMQGIKKEFCSESCIMEYRKLSKRTCIQCGNVVRANAPKPNFCSTFCLKKYQKKRAAGLLQPTEDLVANGSTNNNNNVSSHNHNNNNNSNSSTNTPSNGSSNGGSGRRSQGGGGNLSPGRPATERSAQPTSRISPVTTTQTGAFQYESFHVFDWSEYLRESGSVPAPAECFKQALIPPKNEFKINMKLEALDPRNITSTCIATVVGVLGSRLRLRLDGGDNKNDFWRLVDSNEIHPIGHCERSGEMLKPPLGFRLNASSWPTFLSKTLNGAVMAPADIFVPEPPTPKCNLFQVGQKLEAVDKKNPQLICCATVNEVKDDQIHVTFDGWRGAFDYWCRYDSRDIFPVGWCASSCHPMQPPGQKNKLDGSGHRSKAGRSSFAMVSDSPDTMQPATLVTAHFHSRCRGGPHINSSKLPSMVTAPNHQTLAKLCLQEVLAASHDHSLLSPLLFGLEGDVHIVTAAGKNFTVKIPAYIKQKANAGVSEFLEMLCTSCQACPRLITLEPGPEQCEDCSLHSLPLKRSIKTEPRAAAAASPPPTAASSPKASATGRSSAGGHELRPGKEPAKDRDTHLRSPSPKRRAIASSSSESKAPGRNAEERSRSPTSSSGATPLSTKKERNEPSSPATSTASKETAATTTETMVKITANTNSGSRSAKLEMSQNQPLPSTTTVTTMATSSTVNQHKSSTAATTPVSQPVSLASVSTVGSNSKPLTTPSTTTIKVEVQTGSTVGAGAAQATAAVAATATMPVPAGPAAVPYHPASIVSPLVPGACTLGPAAVAMTSVPGSLIPVVAPASSTPYPTMANAAPTGPHACASTGGVGMGAYFATAPPTLVPSVPSFVPATPQMPRGPTTDWTIEDVIQFIAVQDPSLAIHAELFRKHEIDGKALLLLNSDMMMKYMGLKLGPALKICNLVSRVKGRRHNLC, encoded by the exons ATGTCCGGCACTGCGGAAAAGAGTGACAAATCCTCTACGGAGAAGAAAGAATTGGATGAAACCACCGCTTCTTCAACAACGAATTCCACTTCTGCTGATAaaggcaacagcaacagcagcaccagcaacagcaacagcaacagcaccagcaacagcaacagcaatagcaacagcaacagcaacagcaacagcaacagcaacagcaacagcaacagcagtagcagcagcagcaataataacaacaacgaGGATAGTCCGAAATCATCCAGCGTAAGCAGTTcaaccaaaacaaatgacCGGAAAAGCgtaaacagcagcagcagcacggaaGAAGGCACAAAGGGTGTCACGCATACAGTAGTAGCGAAATCCATCAAGCGGCTATCGGATGGTTCGGGCGGCGGCAACAACTCGTCCGtcagcagtagcagcggcagcatcgCCACTATCGTATGTAAAACCGAAGATCCGAACCTGCTGTCCTCCGGCAGCAAGGGTGTGCCGGGTGTCCAGACGTGCGGCTGGTGCCTAGAGGTGAAGAGTCCACTGAACTATGTGCTGCCGATGCAGGGCATCAAGAAGGAGTTCTGTTCCGAGTCGTGCATAATGGAGTATCGGAAGCTAAGTAAGCGGACGTGCATACAGTGCGGGAACGTGGTGCGGGCGAACGCCCCGAAACCCAACTTTTGCTCGACATTCTGCTTGAAGAAGTATCAGAAGAAACGGGCGGCCGGTCTGCTGCAGCCGACCGAAGACTTGGTAGCGAATGGTagcaccaacaacaataacaacgttAGCAGTCATAAtcacaataataataacaatagcaacagcagcaccaacactCCTAGCAACGGAAGCTCAAACGGTGGTAGTGGTCGACGAAGTCAGGGAGGAGGCGGCAATTTGTCCCCGGGTCGGCCGGCGACCGAACGCTCAGCGCAGCCCACAAGCCGGATCAGTCCGGTCACCACAACGCAAACCGGTGCGTTCCAGTACGAAAGTTTCCACGTGTTTGACTGGTCGGAGTATCTGCGGGAGTCGGGCAGCGTGCCGGCACCGGCCGAATGCTTCAAGCAGGCGCTGATACCGCCCAAGAACGAGTTCAAAATCAACATGAAGCTGGAAGCGCTGGATCCCCGCAACATCACCTCGACCTGCATCGCGACCGTGGTCGGTGTGCTGGGTTCACGTTTGCGCCTGCGGCTCGACGGGGGCGACAACAAGAACGATTTCTGGCGGCTGGTTGACTCGAACGAAATCCACCCGATAGGACACTGCGAACGGTCGGGCGAGATGCTGAAGCCGCCGTTGGGTTTCCGGCTGAACGCCAGCAGCTGGCCGACGTTTCTGTCGAAAACGCTGAACGGTGCCGTGATGGCACCGGCCGACATCTTCGTGCCCGAGCCGCCGACCCCGAAGTGCAATCTTTTCCAGGTCGGGCAGAAGCTGGAAGCGGTCGACAAGAAGAACCCGCAGCTGATCTGTTGCGCCACCGTGAACGAGGTGAAGGACGATCAGATTCACGTGACGTTCGATGGGTGGCGCGGTGCGTTCGATTACTGGTGCCGGTACGATTCGCGCGACATCTTCCCCGTCGGATGGTGTGCGAGCAGCTGCCATCCGATGCAACCGCCCGGGCAGAAGAATAAGCTGGACGGCAGCGGGCATCGGTCGAAGGCGGGCCGATCGTCGTTCGCGATGGTTTCCGACTCGCCGGACACGATGCAACCGGCCACGCTGGTGACGGCCCACTTCCACAGTCGGTGTAGGGGCGGTCCGCACATCAACAGCTCGAAGCTACCGTCGATGGTGACCGCGCCCAACCACCAAACGCTGGCGAAGCTGTGTTTGCAGGAGGTACTGGCGGCATCGCACGACCATTCGCTGCTGTCGCCGCTGCTGTTCGGGCTCGAAGGGGACGTGCATATAGTGACGGCGGCCGGGAAGAACTTTACCGTGAAAATACCCGCCTACATCAAGCAGAAGGCAAACGCGGGCGTATCGGAGTTTCTCGAGATGCTGTGCACCTCTTGCCAGGCCTGCCCGCGGCTGATTACGCTCGAGCCCGGGCCGGAGCAGTGCGAGGACTGTTCGCTACACTCGTTGCCGTTGAAACGATCGATCAAGACGGAACCGCGGGCAGCGGCTGCCGCTAGCCCACCGCCGACCGCTGCCTCCTCACCGAAAGCGTCCGCAACGGGACGGTCCAGCGCTGGCGGGCACGAGCTTCGACCGGGCAAAGAACCGGCCAAGGACAGGGATACGCATCTGCGCAGCCCTTCGCCGAAGCGCCGGGCcatcgccagcagcagcagcgaatcGAAGGCACCGGGCAGAAATGCAGAGGAACGCAGCAGAAGccccaccagcagcagtggaGCGACGCCACTGTCCACCAAGAAGGAGCGCAATGAGCCAAGCTCGCCGGCGACCAGTACCGCTAGCAAAGAGACAGCCGCTACCACTACGGAAACGATGGTCAAGATAACAGCGAACACGAATTCCGGTAGTAGATCTGCAAAGCTAGAAATGTCTC AAAATCAACCACTACCCAGCACGACAACCGTTACGACAATGGCCACATCGTCTACAGTGAATCAACACAAATCTTCTACCGCGGCTACCACCCCAGTCAGTCAACCGGTCTCGTTGGCTAGCGTGTCCACGGTCGGTAGCAATAGCAAACCGCTCACGACACCCAGCACGACCACAATTAAGGTGGAAGTGCAGACAGGCAGTACGGTTGGCGCGGGAGCGGCACAAGCAACGGCCGCCGTTGCAGCAACCGCAACCATGCCGGTTCCGGCAGGGCCAGCCGCTGTACCGTATCATCCGGCATCGATCGTTTCACCGCTGGTGCCGGGTGCTTGCACACTGGGCCCCGCTGCCGTCGCAATGACCTCCGTTCCCGGGTCGCTGATTCCAGTGGTGGCACCGGCGTCCTCTACCCCGTACCCAACGATGGCAAATGCGGCCCCAACCGGTCCGCACGCCTGCGCCAGCACGGGTGGCGTTGGTATGGGTGCTTATTTTGCGACCGCACCGCCCACCCTGGTGCCATCAGTGCCATCCTTTGTCCCCGCGACGCCCCAGATGCCCCGCGGACCAACGACCGACTGGACGATCGAGGATGTGATACAGTTTATTGCCGTACAGGATCCATCGCTCGCGATTCATGCCGAGCTGTTCCGGAAGCAT GAAATCGATGGAAAGGCACTGCTGCTACTCAACAGCGATATGATGATGAAGTATATGGGCCTGAAGCTGGGACCGGCACTAAAAATCTGCAATCTGGTCAGTCGCGTCAAGGGCAGAAGGCACAACCTATGTTAG